The Akkermansia muciniphila genome contains a region encoding:
- a CDS encoding cation diffusion facilitator family transporter, whose product MDQAAHQEKSHAAFSSVLWSAFLTGIKLWAGIVTGSLGIISEALHSGLDLMAAAMTFYAVKVAARPADESHPYGHEKVENLSALAETALLLITCAWIVWEAVDRLFYNEAEITLTWWAFAVVAVSLLVDVNRSAMLRQVAKKHKSQALEADALHFTTDIWSSAVVLLGLFCVWLAHLVPAESVWHGLLEKADAVAALFVAALVCSVAFGLAKRSIHALMDGGSSALTHQVLAAMKKNAPDYPVKRIRLRDGGARIFVELDVEAPAELHVDDAHDVAESIEGIVKYELPEADVIVHIEPARENLSNMEPDTVVHRLALRHHVRIHGFYAGRGKHAPCYFMDVEIPADWPLERGYHVVESFRDSVRHALKPEKVICRIEPDCRDMKANAIPEHVSPEEVRLKVNLILQQHRNICQVLKLDLAREDNFPTLTCVCSADAALTIRECHQIASQLENQIENALHHLGRVTVILKPSK is encoded by the coding sequence ATGGATCAAGCAGCGCACCAAGAAAAATCACATGCGGCCTTTTCCTCCGTCCTGTGGTCCGCCTTTTTGACGGGGATCAAGCTCTGGGCCGGTATCGTGACGGGCAGCTTGGGCATTATTTCCGAGGCCCTGCACAGCGGCCTGGATCTGATGGCGGCGGCCATGACTTTTTACGCCGTGAAGGTGGCCGCACGTCCCGCGGATGAAAGCCACCCGTACGGGCATGAGAAGGTGGAGAACCTTTCCGCGCTGGCGGAAACGGCCCTGCTCCTGATCACCTGCGCCTGGATTGTCTGGGAGGCGGTGGACCGCCTGTTTTACAATGAGGCGGAGATCACCCTCACCTGGTGGGCTTTTGCCGTGGTGGCCGTCTCCCTGCTGGTGGACGTGAACCGCTCCGCGATGCTCCGCCAGGTAGCCAAAAAGCACAAGAGCCAGGCACTGGAGGCGGACGCCCTCCACTTCACCACGGATATCTGGTCTTCCGCCGTGGTGTTGCTGGGCCTTTTCTGCGTATGGCTGGCCCATCTGGTTCCCGCGGAGTCCGTCTGGCACGGGCTGCTGGAAAAGGCGGACGCCGTCGCTGCCCTGTTTGTGGCGGCCCTGGTTTGTTCCGTAGCCTTCGGCCTTGCCAAGCGTTCCATTCACGCCCTGATGGATGGAGGATCTTCCGCCCTGACGCATCAGGTGCTGGCCGCCATGAAGAAGAACGCCCCGGATTACCCGGTCAAGCGCATCCGCCTACGCGACGGCGGCGCACGCATTTTTGTGGAGCTGGATGTGGAAGCCCCCGCGGAGCTGCACGTGGACGACGCCCACGACGTGGCGGAGTCCATTGAGGGCATTGTGAAGTACGAGCTACCTGAAGCGGATGTCATTGTCCATATTGAACCGGCTAGGGAAAACCTTTCCAACATGGAGCCGGACACGGTCGTCCACCGGCTGGCGCTGCGCCACCACGTCCGCATTCATGGTTTTTACGCCGGCAGGGGCAAGCATGCGCCCTGTTATTTCATGGATGTGGAGATTCCTGCGGACTGGCCTCTGGAACGGGGTTACCATGTGGTGGAATCGTTCAGGGATTCCGTGCGGCACGCTCTCAAACCGGAGAAGGTGATCTGCCGCATTGAGCCGGATTGCCGGGACATGAAGGCGAACGCCATTCCGGAACACGTTTCTCCGGAGGAAGTCCGGCTTAAGGTGAATCTCATCCTCCAGCAACACAGGAATATTTGCCAGGTTCTCAAGCTGGACCTGGCGCGGGAGGATAATTTCCCAACCCTAACGTGCGTGTGTTCCGCGGATGCCGCCCTGACCATCCGGGAATGCCACCAGATTGCCTCACAACTGGAAAACCAGATAGAAAACGCCCTGCACCATCTGGGCCGCGTCACCGTTATTCTGAAACCGTCCAAATAA
- a CDS encoding class I SAM-dependent methyltransferase: MKQNKYDDNAFFRKYSQMDRSVKGLEGAGEWKTLERLLPDFREKDVLDLGCGFGWHCRYAAEHGAASVLGVDISSKMIAKARSMGNEGIIEYRCMPMEDIQLPEASFDIAISSLAFHYTPDFNEICRNVFRWLKPEGVFVFSVEHPVFTAQGTQDWQRDESGKIMHWPVDRYFTEGPRQALFLGEEVTKYHRTLTSYLGALAANGFEVTALVEPQPPQELLESVPGMQDELRRPMMLIISARKK; the protein is encoded by the coding sequence ATGAAACAAAACAAGTACGACGATAACGCTTTTTTCCGGAAATACAGCCAGATGGACCGCTCCGTGAAGGGGCTGGAAGGAGCCGGAGAATGGAAGACGCTGGAACGGCTCCTGCCGGATTTCCGTGAGAAGGACGTACTGGACCTGGGATGCGGCTTCGGCTGGCACTGCCGGTATGCGGCGGAACACGGGGCGGCCTCCGTCCTGGGGGTGGATATTTCCTCAAAGATGATCGCCAAAGCCCGTTCCATGGGAAATGAGGGCATCATTGAGTACCGCTGCATGCCCATGGAAGACATCCAGCTGCCCGAGGCTTCCTTCGACATTGCAATCAGTTCCCTGGCCTTCCATTATACGCCGGATTTCAACGAGATTTGCCGGAATGTCTTCCGCTGGCTCAAGCCGGAAGGCGTCTTTGTCTTCTCCGTGGAGCATCCCGTTTTCACCGCCCAGGGAACGCAGGACTGGCAGCGTGATGAATCAGGAAAAATCATGCACTGGCCCGTGGACCGTTATTTCACGGAAGGGCCGCGGCAGGCTCTCTTCCTGGGAGAAGAGGTGACCAAATACCACAGGACGCTCACTTCCTACCTCGGCGCGCTGGCCGCAAACGGATTTGAGGTCACGGCCCTGGTGGAACCCCAGCCGCCGCAGGAACTTCTGGAGTCCGTGCCCGGCATGCAGGATGAACTGCGCCGCCCCATGATGCTGATTATCTCCGCCCGCAAGAAGTAG
- a CDS encoding cation:proton antiporter, which produces MDHDFSLIFTFVGGLTAALLFGLIARKLHLSPLVGYLLAGVVVGPYSPGFVADTHTVEQFAELGVILLMFGVGLHFHLKDLIAVQKVAVPGAAVQISVATVLGVLVGWMFGWSTISGLVFGMAISVASTVVLTRVLEDNQNLHTPSGHVALGWLVVEDLFTILLLVLIPAVMEARQSGAGDWNGILLELGWMFVKLSLLVALTLFAGKKIIPLVLRYVARTGARDLFTLAVLVIALGVAVCSAEFFGASMVLGAFLAGMVVGQSDFCARAAAEAMLMRDAFAVLFFVSVGMMFDPMSVGDCWPLALATLAVVMVGKPLAAYVVVRCLRRPLPLALSVSVALAQVGEFSFILAGMGLMYNILPPDANQAIILAAVVSISLNPILYRRIGPVVKWLQKRGIGLTDMGGVNSMALPSPDARRVVLVGFGPTGRILKRILNDNGVEVVIVEMNIDTVTAIREQGGDIVYGDASQREILRHAGIEYAESLILSASIPDAREIVRVALELNPHIDVMIHTKYMRDVDVLKEAGASQVFSSESEVALSMAEYFLREGGADDEQIVSERQRIRAELDREVPGTPVAGR; this is translated from the coding sequence ATGGATCACGATTTCAGCCTCATCTTCACTTTTGTCGGCGGATTGACCGCTGCCCTCCTTTTCGGTCTTATTGCCAGAAAACTGCATTTGTCTCCGCTGGTAGGGTACCTGCTGGCCGGGGTGGTGGTGGGGCCGTACTCGCCGGGCTTTGTGGCGGACACCCATACCGTGGAACAATTCGCGGAGCTGGGCGTTATCCTGCTGATGTTCGGGGTGGGGCTTCATTTCCATCTGAAGGATTTGATTGCCGTGCAGAAGGTGGCTGTGCCGGGGGCCGCGGTGCAGATCTCCGTGGCAACCGTGCTTGGGGTGCTGGTGGGCTGGATGTTCGGATGGTCCACCATTTCCGGACTGGTGTTCGGCATGGCAATTTCCGTGGCAAGCACGGTGGTGCTCACCCGGGTGCTGGAGGATAACCAGAACCTTCACACGCCAAGCGGCCATGTGGCCCTGGGCTGGCTGGTGGTGGAAGACCTCTTCACCATTCTACTGCTGGTGCTCATCCCCGCGGTGATGGAAGCGCGCCAGAGCGGCGCCGGGGACTGGAACGGCATTCTCCTTGAACTGGGGTGGATGTTCGTCAAGCTATCCCTCCTGGTGGCCCTGACGCTGTTTGCCGGGAAAAAGATCATTCCCTTGGTGCTGCGCTACGTGGCGCGGACGGGAGCGCGGGACTTGTTCACGCTGGCCGTGCTTGTCATTGCGCTGGGCGTGGCGGTGTGTTCCGCGGAGTTCTTCGGCGCCTCCATGGTGCTGGGCGCCTTTCTGGCGGGCATGGTCGTGGGCCAGTCTGACTTCTGCGCGCGTGCGGCGGCGGAGGCCATGCTGATGCGGGATGCCTTTGCCGTGCTCTTCTTTGTTTCCGTGGGAATGATGTTTGACCCCATGTCCGTGGGGGACTGCTGGCCGCTGGCCCTGGCGACGCTGGCGGTGGTCATGGTCGGCAAGCCCCTGGCGGCCTATGTGGTGGTGAGGTGCCTGCGGCGTCCGCTGCCGCTGGCTCTGAGCGTATCCGTGGCCCTGGCGCAGGTGGGTGAATTCTCCTTCATCCTTGCCGGGATGGGGCTCATGTACAATATTCTGCCTCCGGACGCCAACCAGGCCATCATTCTGGCGGCCGTGGTTTCCATTTCTCTCAATCCCATCCTGTACCGCCGGATTGGCCCTGTGGTCAAGTGGCTGCAAAAGCGCGGCATTGGTCTTACGGACATGGGCGGGGTGAACAGCATGGCCCTTCCATCGCCGGACGCGCGGCGCGTGGTGCTGGTAGGGTTTGGCCCCACGGGGCGCATTCTTAAAAGAATACTGAATGACAACGGGGTGGAAGTCGTCATTGTGGAGATGAACATAGATACCGTTACCGCGATAAGGGAACAGGGCGGAGACATCGTTTACGGGGATGCCAGCCAGCGGGAAATCCTGCGCCATGCGGGCATTGAATATGCGGAAAGCCTGATTCTCTCCGCCTCCATTCCGGATGCCAGGGAGATCGTGAGAGTGGCCCTGGAACTCAACCCCCACATTGACGTGATGATTCACACCAAGTACATGAGGGATGTGGACGTGCTGAAGGAGGCCGGAGCCTCCCAGGTCTTCTCCTCGGAATCGGAAGTGGCCCTGTCCATGGCGGAATACTTCCTGCGTGAGGGCGGCGCGGACGACGAACAGATCGTTTCCGAGCGCCAGCGCATCCGGGCGGAGCTGGACCGGGAAGTTCCCGGAACTCCCGTTGCCGGGCGCTGA